In Blastopirellula sp. J2-11, a single genomic region encodes these proteins:
- a CDS encoding DUF1552 domain-containing protein, whose product MKRRLSRRTMLRGLGVSMALPWMESTAVWGEQPNKANAGAEAPLRFAVLFAGNGFHGQEWWAKGAGKEMELGGVLAPLADYRERMLFLEGLYNEEALKGNIHSSQTGNLLSGAPLASGGEIRSGASVDQVLAQRYGRGTKVPSLVLACEKSNPSVHKNYSMLYSSHISWSSPTTPTPLELYPALAFDRLFKEGSHRSDQSVLDAVLSDASDLRRNISTADRRKLDEYLDSVREVERRIDMAAERGELQGWKPTLQQPNIARPANGVPQDIGEHMRLMCDLLVLGFQTDATRICTLKLNNDHSSLRFANLGIDYMIHHLLSHQDSDDWLKVNQFFVEQLAYVARKLDAIQEGERTALDNSMILFCSSMLTGRTHDATQLPVLLLGGAGGKLETGRVLNYRDQPNRKMCSLYLSLMDKFGVTLDKFGDSTERLPNI is encoded by the coding sequence ATGAAACGTCGACTTTCGCGCCGCACCATGCTGCGAGGACTCGGAGTGAGTATGGCGCTGCCATGGATGGAGTCGACCGCGGTCTGGGGTGAGCAACCGAACAAAGCGAACGCCGGAGCGGAGGCGCCGCTGCGTTTCGCCGTGCTGTTCGCCGGCAACGGCTTTCATGGCCAAGAGTGGTGGGCCAAAGGCGCGGGCAAAGAGATGGAGTTGGGTGGAGTTCTCGCTCCGCTGGCCGACTATCGCGAGCGAATGCTCTTTCTGGAAGGGCTCTATAACGAAGAAGCGCTCAAAGGAAACATTCACAGCTCCCAGACCGGCAACTTGCTCTCCGGTGCGCCGCTCGCCTCGGGCGGCGAGATCCGTTCTGGCGCCAGCGTCGATCAGGTGTTGGCCCAGCGATACGGCCGCGGGACCAAAGTTCCTAGCCTGGTGTTGGCGTGCGAAAAGTCGAATCCGTCAGTCCACAAGAACTATTCGATGCTCTATAGCTCGCATATCTCTTGGAGTTCGCCAACCACGCCGACTCCACTCGAACTTTACCCAGCGCTCGCGTTTGATCGTCTGTTTAAAGAAGGCTCGCATCGTTCGGACCAAAGCGTCCTGGACGCGGTCCTGAGCGACGCATCCGATTTGCGCCGCAATATCAGCACCGCCGATCGTCGCAAGCTGGACGAGTATCTTGATTCGGTTCGCGAAGTGGAGCGACGAATCGACATGGCGGCCGAGCGCGGCGAACTGCAAGGCTGGAAGCCGACTCTCCAGCAACCGAACATCGCTCGTCCAGCCAACGGCGTGCCGCAAGATATCGGCGAGCATATGCGACTGATGTGCGATCTGTTGGTGCTGGGATTTCAGACCGACGCGACGCGGATTTGTACGCTCAAACTAAACAACGATCATTCGTCGCTTCGCTTTGCAAATCTCGGCATTGATTACATGATCCACCATTTGCTCTCGCACCAGGATTCTGACGACTGGTTGAAAGTGAATCAATTTTTTGTAGAGCAATTGGCCTACGTCGCACGCAAATTGGACGCGATCCAAGAGGGAGAGCGAACGGCGCTCGACAATTCGATGATTCTGTTTTGCTCCAGCATGCTGACTGGTCGGACGCATGATGCGACGCAGTTGCCGGTCCTGCTGTTGGGCGGAGCCGGCGGCAAATTGGAGACGGGGCGCGTTCTCAACTATCGCGACCAGCCCAATCGCAAGATGTGCAGTCTTTATCTGTCGCTGATGGACAAATTTGGGGTGACGCTCGACAAGTTTGGCGATTCGACCGAACGCCTGCCAAACATTTAA